AGTGGGCTATAGATCAATTTCTCCAGTAAAAAAGCTTTCCaggatgtatttattttaatgtagaaTACATATTTAATTCAATTCCAACATAATCTAGTTTCACCAATACAGTCAGagatttgttttatattatttgtaaCTGATTTCCAGCATGTATAATATCTCTTTTAATTTTGTGAGCTTTGTCTGTTTGTATTTAggaaatttaaaaagaaaaacaacaaagtttaaatTTTGCTCACAAATATTAATTTGTCAAGTGTCCttttatctacatttttttGCTCCTTAAAATCAATATTGGTGACAATTTATCAGTTGGTCCCTGCCTTACACAGTCAACAGCTATAAAGAATGTCTTGAGAAAGCAGGCCCATATCCAACGATTATGTGGAAGTCTCTCATCGAATGAATGCAGTTTTGAGCACGGACACATCTGACCCTTTAATATCAGGGCATGGAAGGTCAACAACATTAAAGCTGTGAAATTACCATTTAAAAGGGGAAGTGGTGTGGGGTGAGATGGTGTGGAAACAGTACATAATTCGGATATCTTGGCTCAACACATTTCAGGAGATTAAGAGTTTGTTCAAACACTGTACCCTTGCTGAAAAATTAGTTCCAAGCCCTAAAAAGACTTTCTGTATTATCTCAAACGTGTATTTCTTCTCTTTGGGGTACTCCATGTTTAGGGCGTAAAAGAAGccagaagaggagaagaaacgCACTTGGCAGATCACTGATGCCTTCCACAACCACATTTTCCTCAAGCACAGTACCACAGTCAACCGTGTCTGGGGAGATTGCCACTTTCACATCCTTGGAGCACTTCTCTTCAGCATCAGTAGTCTGTTGGccacagaaaaagacaaaaaaaaatagtcCCGGTCCTTTTTTTAGCTTCTTCATTGTTTCACTACCTCTGCTGTCATCCATGAGTGAGATGGTGACAGAAACAAGAGAGGCCTGTTCCTTGTTCTTCAACTGCACTACAATAGCCACAGCAAAGTAGTAGCGCATGCCCAATATTACATTTGATCTGGATATTCTGTAATGGACTGTTATCCAAATCTAAAACCTGTGATTGagctttatttactttttatttaagcTAAACACTAAAAGTAGAAGACAGAAATGTATTATACCACTGTGTATTAGGCTGAGTGGGGGGAAAAGTTGAAGTATCACGTGTGTGAACCAGGATGATCCATTTCAGtggtatatttaaaaaaaataaataaataaacacaacacacttacctgatcaaattcaaaatgagtgaatatttgcaaaaaacatccattttgaacattaaatatcttgtctttgtagtgtattgaattgaatacaggttgaaacggatttgcaaatcatcatattctgtttttatttgttttacataacgtcccaacttcactggaattggggttgtatgtagtTTGCTTACTTTCCGCCTTATAAAGCATAAAAAAGCACAGAAGAATAGCACAAAAAAGTATACACTTATCTAGCCCTTAATAATGACTTAGAACTTCACATTCAGCAGAAAGACTTGAGCACGTGAGGAACCTGAAACAAACAAATCGACAGACATAAGATTTAAAAACCCTTCACTGTTCAACATATTTAATCAGAGTTAAATTAACAAATACAAACTTACAAATTAATGGAGCAGGAATTTCTTGGGTGTTACAAACAGCTTCCCACTCACAGGGTAAGCGGTCAATGGATGAAAATCATCGAGATCGTTAAGAGTCAGGACGTGTGTTACAGCATACTGACTCTCAGCTAGTTCGTATGATCTTAGATGTCCAGGATGGCAGGAGTGTGCAGAGAAATCAAATCTCATTCTCAACAACGAAGAAATGATCCTCTGTGTATCTGATTCCATTTAAATGGACACTAGAGGACAAGGACAGTTTATGATGTGGAAATGTCTTCTGAATTGCAGATCTCCATGCTATATCTAAAGAAAGGGTACTAACAACTTTAACACCTTCAACCTGGAGAGAATCCTCGAGGAGTTGTGAGCTATCAAGATAGTACACAACCATTAACTGATGCCTAGATGCAAGAGTCAGAAGAACATTCTTGAAATTATGGGCGTCACTGACAACCTTCTTAAAGAAGCTATGATTAACTTCAATTCTCGGTCCATAATTCCACAAGTGGTCCAAAGCACCTAATCAGATGTGGATAATGTTCCATGTAGTGATGTTTGGGATGCAGGCACACCTCAGGAAAGGTCTCAAGAAATAACTTGCGGTGGTCAATGCAAGTAATTCAAGGATTCTTCTGAGAACTTTGAAGAAACTACAATCTCTAATATCTTTTGAGATCCATGAGTATCTCCCAGGCTGGTTCATGTTCAGTCACCCATCATTAGAGGCAACAACCTTAACAATGTCCAATTTTCATGGCCATTGCCCCCAGTTGTTCCTTTCAAAAAACTAGACTTGGGGATTTTGTGAGGTCTGACTTTATCTGCGTCTTTATAAGGAAATGATGTTATACGACCATTCACAGCATCCAATGACAAAAACCTTTCACTATGAGTTTCTTTAGACATAAAGCAAATCAACAGGCACAATCCCCTCGATGAATCATGTAAAATATCTGGGTGGAAATCTGTCAAGTGCTTGCTTATTACACATTCACTCTTAACACCTTCAATATGGAAGGACTAAGTCATTTTGACAGGGTTAAAAACGTGAGCGCATAAGTTGGACCAGAAGTCGTTCGTTCTCtcacactgaagaacaggtaaGTCAATGTTTCATCAGCAGATCCACAGAAGGAGCAAAAGCTATTAATGTCAACAAATTTGGAAATAATAGACTTCACAGggtatattttatgtaaaattttAAAGTGAACTTCTTTGATCTTATtggacattattttttttatgatttatgtagtatttatgcattttatgCAGTATTTATGAGGCAAAAGCCAAATCCTTTTCCAACTGATATGCTCAATAAAGGACATCCAATAGAACTTACCCGTGGGGAAGTTGTTTCTTTGTtgaagaatatgttgtatatgttatcacattttttttcaagtatATTCATACCACCCAAAAGCAATAAGGGTATAGCATGATAAGAATATTATTCATACTTCTTTTTAAaccatttggaaaaaaaaaactaggacTTATTCCTAATAGTTATTTCAGAGTTGTTACATAAAAGACTATGTGGGgagaaattgtgcacaaaatATGATTGGAGATGAAAAACCAGAGTAAATTTGGATTTAGGAGATTTAAGCCCATCTAAGCCCTGCAAAGAAGAGTCAACTGAAGACACTGTGATTAACATGCGCAATGAGGAGGAACGGGGAACTGAATTTACCGTAACACCGGTACAGCAGACTATTCTGCACATGCGCACCCTAGGAAATCCAAAATAAATCCGGGtgagttttatataaaaaagctgcagcatgaagtttgagcaGAGCTGGTTTAGGAGCCTGGTCACTTCCTATTTTCCCcgttatgtcaaaaacaagaTTGCAAACCACCAGCAAGCgcaagtcctcaatgaatgggagtaactTGAAAATAGTTTCTAACCACTTGCCCAGAACTGTCCTTTcatttagaaagtagaaggatgtatttcactaaagaaaggaaagaaaacttacccgtttccttttttctacagcaagcTGCTTTGGGCAGCAGAGgctagtattactgctactgagtgctgattgctgAGCGGaccagctcattggctgtttgcgtTCACAGACGTCATAAATATAGGCACCGTTTTAAACTTATAACTTGATTActtctgaaaaatatatataacagtagtgctacagtggtgcttgcaaaagaaccctttcgaattttctatatttctgaataaatttctaaagggttcacaaactttcaagcaccactaaCATGTTTATGCTATTCCATGTTGAtgacccattcattttggacccATTACAAAGAGGTGATTCTGCTCTCTACAGTTCTCtggtttgagttttacattgcGTTTACAGCTCTTTAACGACCTCGTGGTTCAGAGGACCCAGTGGTGTTGGAGAGGACACCGTTCACTGTATCGTATCAGGGTCTGAACATTGTTGTTTACCCCCGGGGGGGGGgctcctaatatgggcatgagaACAGGACAggactacagtggtctatgtGAAGGAACTGAAATGACCCGCATGGGCACATCCCCTCCGCAAAGTCACGTGAATGAAATGAACTCTGATCAGCTCACCTGTTCACTATTAGAGCGAGATGAAGgcaaaaaggtgagatgagctgcttttccaccgtttacaggctttgatttgtgttcggcgctgttgccatggtaacgctgaatgacggcGCAGCGCAGTGGAAGAGAAGCACATGAATTCAGATCTGAGCGTCTCATTGAATCGGacacgtatccgatctaggaccacatatgacaGGGACTCAGTTCCGCCTGTCTCCGGATTCAGGAAACTCCGTTTCCGCTGACTGCGGATCGACGAAACGCTCTGGACCAATAACCGAGCTTCCTTTAGCTCAGTTCAGGCCAGTTTCACCGCGGGACGTCTGCAGGCGCGCGTTTGTTGTCGGCGTCGTTTGGATTTTCACACTTTTTATTGATCACGAAATCAAACGCTCGTTCAGTCGAGCACACTCAGCTGATCGATACTCCGCAATGGCACCACTCGTGTGAGCTCTCTGTTCGGGCAGCATACAGGTCATCCGCAGCAAGCCAAACAACGCCCTCTGGTGGCAAACGAGCAACACAGCAATCGCTTTTCATGACGAACAGCATTTTGAGCTGAAGTCTGTGGGCAGTTGATGTCGGACTTCGACAGACTTCACACGCGTCACTCAGAGCCGTGGAATGCGTCACTCAGCAGTTCTTCCTCTTCCGAAAACACAGAAGTAAAAACTCCCTGCCAGCAGCTCTTCCTCCTCACCAGGAGCTCAGCTGCAGGATCTGTTCCTCATCGCTCTTCCCGCCTCGGAGCTCCGCTCACTGCGTTCCTCAACAACTGACACCGAATCTGCTCTGAATGACGGCTCTGCAGTTTCGCGATGCTTTCTGGGTAAGCAGCTTCTGTCGGAGCTCTGAGTTCAGTCCAGCTTTAACAGGAGCGACCAGTGATCAGTGAACCCGAGGGTCGCGTTCACCACCATGCGTGTCCCAGACGGACTGCCGAGACACCAACTCCACGTCCTCGAAACCGAGTTTGTTCCTCAGTGTTTTCTCGAGTTTAAACTAAGGGTGAATGGATGTTTCCGTACAGGGCTGCAAACGAAATTAACAAGCTACGTCATCATATTTTAGGGCACGGACATCGACCAATGTGGTGAAGTAAATCTGCAGCTTATCACGAGTAGCTtacatttaaatgagctcatCAGCTTAAAGCGCGCCGATCCGCCACGGGATGGTCTTTATTTCCCTCTGTAGTGTAGTAATGAGAGTTGAAGTGTCACTTTCCCTtcaaacaaacagagaaaagcacTCCCCGCACGCCTTCCATGCTGGTCTGAGCTGATTTATGCTGGTTGAGCAGCACATCACACCTggtttgcagatttttttggtgATCAGCCTAACGatttccattgctgctgaccagtttACCGCATCCCAGTCGCACCgcatgctgtttttgttgggAATGTAAGAAGTACACCCTGAGTGACCATCTCTTCCATTTCCCTCCAGCCTTCCGTCAGAAGTGCAAGCTGACAAAAGCTTTCAGCATAGAGGAAAGTACCAGTAGAGCATAGCAGGACCATCGAAAAGGATCTAAATTTCTGAAACTATCATAACACATTATAGGTGTGAGGGTGCAGCCAAATATGGCCTGACAGTGGTTCCCTTCTTTTAATGAGAATATTGAGATTAAATATCACAAAACCAAATAATTAGAGGATGATAAACCAACCGAACATCTCCAAATCTGACCACGCCTTCTTCGCTGCATGCTGACCCGAGGTTAACTGCGTCTTTCCGTTCCTGTAAGCAGTAAAAATCTCAGTTCTGGGAGAGAGTTTGGACATCGGCATTGTTGATTTGACACTGTCCTGTAGAGTGTCAGTCTCCGGGTGTTGTGCACTTTCTATTATCAGAAACGAGTAATTTGTTATCATACTAGAGATTTGTTGTCTATTCAGGGGGCAGATTTTTCTGACCGGTCTGGTTATGAGGCTGTACTTCAGAGACTGCAAGATGGCAGACGAATGTGTAAGGATGTGGAGGAACTTCTCAGAATGAGGTACAGGGCTGCACTCATACAGAAAGCACAACGTAGTATAAATAGCACTTTACCTATTTTGGGTTCACACTTGTACGAAGTCATTTGATTAACAGTACTCTGTAGACGTTCCGTCAGTCACTGCAAGGAACAAGTAGTTTTAaatgtggtttttttttattcttagcCGTTCGTGGGCTAACCACAACGGGTTTAGCTGTGATATTCAACTGTATATTTTTGTGCACACCATGTTCTGTCTTTTGTATATGCAGAGCAGTTGCCGAGGAAAAGTTTGGAAAAGAACTGGTGGCAATTGCTCGGCGGGCAGGAGGGCAAACTGAGATCAGGTCAGCAAATGGGCTTGGATTTGTGTTGTGACATTAGACCCACATCACTGTTAATTTGCGTTCCTGTGACCCAGAATGTTCGTCCAGATGTACTGCTGATGaaacacagaatgtaaataaacaacacCGTTATAATTCtgacactttctttttttaagcacCTTGAGAGCATCAATTGATCGGCTTAAAGCAGGTACATATAAGggcaaatgtaaacatttccactCATGCTTGGAAAATTAGAGGTCTTAAACTGTCTTGCTTTGTGTTCTAGAAATGGAGCACACAGGGAGTCTGCACGTCCAGCTTTCTGGAATGATAAAAGAGGAAGTTCAGAAAATAGAAGCATTCCGAGAACATCAGAgagaacaaagaaagaaggtACAGTACGTGACTCAGACCCACTGCACTCTGACGACACTTTCACAGACCACCAGCACACTACTTGTCAAAGGGTAGGAGTTCATGAGTGTATAGTATTTGCACACTGTAGTATAAGAAGAAACATTTGTCAGTATGTATGTTTAAATTATGACACGTGGAGATTTAACACACGTTATATGTGATGCACTGTGTATAAGGTGAACAGACGTGTACTGTACAACTGTCTGTTCAAACAAATTGTTTTAATTAAGTTGCAATTATTGGtgccattaaaagtaaaactttgAGCACCAAAACACTGGAGAGTCATCTCTTATATGTGATGACATGAAAGATTACATAGCAAAGCATCTGACCCCTTTCCTCATATCCCTTGGTGTCTTTGGCCCTCATTTGTTCACTCTTTTCCTCAGCGTGCACCAAAGATTtttaatacaatttttaaaacgAAATACTTTTGCTGTCATGTTGCAGGATTTACTGATAAAGCAGTCCTAACCTCCCTGCTGAGGAAGCCAGAGGTCATCCTAAAATCAGTTTCTTTTTAAGGCAGTTGTGACCTGGCTTTAATTTGCTCTCATTTGACTGTAGAATTTTGTTCAAATGAAAATTCTAAAAAGGTTTTGCAAATTCCAGGCACTTATGTCTGAGGCTCAGTGACCGAAGCTTTTTCAGTGTCAGCATTATCAACAATTCAATCCGTTTCTGAGTACTCAGACACTCCCCATGATGCAGCCAAGAGGAGTAAGAGAGAATGGGAGTATGTGACACCTCATGTTTATACTCCAGTGACATAGCAGTCTTTGGATAATTTCTTAAAAATTCATTCAACTGCAATTatgattaataaaacaaatagaaaGATATCAGATTTTATTGATTGGCAGTTCTAAAGGTGCTAAAACGGTGCCCcatgttattttaaatgaaattgttTATGACAAGTACAATCAGATCATTTATGAAGTGGTGGGATAGTGGCCAGTTTCTGTGTTCTGACTTTTTCCAGTTTGAGGAGATCATTGAGAAGGTCCAGAAGCCTATAGAGGCCTTATACAAGAGGACCATGGAGGTGAGCCCATTACTAAACACACTCCAAACTCACTTAGTGGAACAATAAGGTCTATAATACAAACTGCAACACTAGGAGCAGTTCAGCGTAAGCCACAAGAATAAACCCCAAAAAGCCAAAAATTGCCATgcttatgattttatatatataatattaatgtgtgtgtgtgtgtgtttcaatgtaagtcaagggaaccagactttttatcaagtcatttttggccatttatgtTGGTCCATCCTTCTTGAAATTTAAACAGAATATAAAGGCTATCAtgcatttcaaattatgtcaagaactgaaaatggagatttttgtatttttctgacaacagcgatataaatAAGACGTGTTgtataataacaaaaatgtaatgcGTTTGCAGGATTTTTCAGATCAAACTGAACATTtaactttttacagtgtaatagcAAAATAATACTGAAATGCTACTAAGCAATTTATGGTGGGGCCCAGTAATTAAGGCACTCATGcacttaaataaaacattgctgGTTAGAGTCTGGACGGCACCAACGACAATATTTCTACCATTTCTTTATTTGCCTGCTGCCAACTTTCGAGTAAGGGCTATAAGTCACAATGTAAGAGGAAGGGAACAATTATTTGGGTACATTTCAAGGAACGCTTTAGCAGCagcttaaaaatgaaatgaaattaattgcatattttattgttttgtgtaaaactatatatatatatatatatatatatatatatatatatatatatatatatatatatatatatatatatttaatttttttttttttttttttttttttttttttttttaattagttgcAAGTGCAGAATGTCAGGTCTTTTCATTATATTGGAACAACtgcttctttatttatttattcatgtatttgtttattgtgtACAGTGtgggaaatgtaataaatgtaataatgtaaaatgttttaatgtaataaataggGCAGTGTCTGAAGCAGTTAGGAATGAAAGCGGAAGAGGGATGgagaaacacacagaacatCTGAGTGACCACCCACTCAGATGGTGTAAGAACTGAGGCCAAGGCGGTGGGGCTATTATGGCGAAAGAGTGCGAGAAAGATGGTTTCCTGTTTTAATTGACCAAAGGCACAGTAAAAGTACTCAGGCAGCGTGCAGCATTAGATTAGTTACACTTATACATTAGCCTCTTAACTGTGCTTCTCTTGTTGCTCAAGACACACaaatttactttctttcttgtcATCAGTCTAAGAGGAGTTATGAGCAAAGATGTAAAGAGGCAGATGAAGCAGAGCAAGCAGTGGAGAAAAAAAGCAGCCCTGCCTCTACCCCTCTGAGGCCGACAGAAAAGGTAGGGGATTCatttgtgagttttttttttgtttttttttttaccttttataACAAATGTTAAATCTCAGATGCTTAAATTTCAGCCTTTGCAGCTCTAATAATACGAATGAGGATGAGCACATTTTTCAATGCTTTTGTCTCTGAGCTGACGTTTATTAACTGCACTCATTTGTTAGTTCAGTTgttatttttggtatttttttagaagacacttttgGTTTCAGAAGGAATAGAAAGTCTTCAGTAACAAGATTGAATCGTTTCATAATGATTAGGCCTAATTCTTAAAGaagaactgagctgaaccagAGAACTGTTTTGTTTCATAGGGAACTGTAGTGCATGCTTAACATACATCTGTGTGCAGCAGTACATGAGCAGTTCAGAAGTATGTACTCCAGAGAAACCGTAACTGAACACGTGTGACTACTCTCATGAATTATGGCTAATCATCTGTGATTCATATACTTTTTTGTGATCTTTAGGTACTGAACAGGGCCCGGTTGTGCAGAGAAGCAGCCAGACTAGCAGGTATGTGCAATCTCACATACGTGTAGTTACAACACTTACTGGTCACATCAGTATTAGAGGCAAGGAAAATGGTCCAACAGCATCTTTCACTAGTGGTCTTGTAATTTTCATGTAGCAGATTTCTGCTCCTTTTTGATCCTAATCAGTAGATTTAACATGAGACATACTCTTCTGCCTTTTTACCTTTTGTTTTCATACGATCAACTTGATTGCCATTTAAAGCTGGACAAAGGATGTTTTATTCTTCTGTGACACAGAAAAGCAGTATATGTGGCATGTTGATAAACTGGAAAACACTCGCCAGGACTGGGAAAGCACATACAGGAGCACATGTGAGGTATAAAAGAGGGAGTGAATGCAATATAATTGTGGAAATGACGCTTTTAAGCACTTACTGTAACACTGTGGGTTCATTTGTGTGTTCTAGGTGTTTCAGCAGCAGGAGTCAGACCGCATTGGTATCTTGCGTTGTGTGTTGTGGGATCATTGTAATCAGCTGTCCATGCAATGTGTAAAAGATGATGAGGTCAGATGATCCTCTGAAGTCTATGAGACTTTACAGTTTCTGTTCTTGTATTCCTAAACACAAAGCTGAATGTACTAGATTCAGCTATGGACATGTACTGAAACACCTGCAGTTATTGCCTAAAACTGGTACTGGGTTTTACCCCATAGTGCTATGAAGAAGTGAGGAAGATTCTGGAAGAGTGTGACATTGCCATGGATAACAACCATTTCATTCAGACAAGAAGGACAGGCTCCAGCCCACCTAGTAAAATAAAGAGCTTTGTCATTTATATGCAGGATTAAACTGAAACAGTACAAGTAAGTCTTTAGCTAATGAGATTCATGATTGTTATtaattctgtgttttcattcagaATCTGTGGAGTTC
This Pygocentrus nattereri isolate fPygNat1 chromosome 15, fPygNat1.pri, whole genome shotgun sequence DNA region includes the following protein-coding sequences:
- the pstpip1b gene encoding proline-serine-threonine phosphatase-interacting protein 1b isoform X2; the protein is MTALQFRDAFWGADFSDRSGYEAVLQRLQDGRRMCKDVEELLRMRAVAEEKFGKELVAIARRAGGQTEISTLRASIDRLKAEMEHTGSLHVQLSGMIKEEVQKIEAFREHQREQRKKFEEIIEKVQKPIEALYKRTMESKRSYEQRCKEADEAEQAVEKKSSPASTPLRPTEKVLNRARLCREAARLAEKQYMWHVDKLENTRQDWESTYRSTCEVFQQQESDRIGILRCVLWDHCNQLSMQCVKDDECYEEVRKILEECDIAMDNNHFIQTRRTGSSPPKSVEFQNYYNADTNGNADGTTAQRFPCIQQETPVVSLSFSVAPSCGVGEHISGDDVSTPESRVADEEHYKVLYDYKAQDPDELSITRGEVLLITDQGEDGWWTARRGDLIGLVPGTYLIKL
- the pstpip1b gene encoding proline-serine-threonine phosphatase-interacting protein 1b isoform X3; protein product: MCKDVEELLRMRAVAEEKFGKELVAIARRAGGQTEISTLRASIDRLKAEMEHTGSLHVQLSGMIKEEVQKIEAFREHQREQRKKFEEIIEKVQKPIEALYKRTMESKRSYEQRCKEADEAEQAVEKKSSPASTPLRPTEKVLNRARLCREAARLAEKQYMWHVDKLENTRQDWESTYRSTCEVFQQQESDRIGILRCVLWDHCNQLSMQCVKDDECYEEVRKILEECDIAMDNNHFIQTRRTGSSPPKSVEFQNYYNADTNGNADGTTAQRFPCIQQETPVVSLSFSVAPSCGVGEHISGDDVSTPESRVADEEHYKVLYDYKAQDPDELSITRGEVLLITDQGEDGWWTARRGDLIGLVPGTYLIKL
- the pstpip1b gene encoding proline-serine-threonine phosphatase-interacting protein 1b isoform X1, which gives rise to MTRMGTSPPQSHVNEMNSDQLTCSLLERDEGKKGADFSDRSGYEAVLQRLQDGRRMCKDVEELLRMRAVAEEKFGKELVAIARRAGGQTEISTLRASIDRLKAEMEHTGSLHVQLSGMIKEEVQKIEAFREHQREQRKKFEEIIEKVQKPIEALYKRTMESKRSYEQRCKEADEAEQAVEKKSSPASTPLRPTEKVLNRARLCREAARLAEKQYMWHVDKLENTRQDWESTYRSTCEVFQQQESDRIGILRCVLWDHCNQLSMQCVKDDECYEEVRKILEECDIAMDNNHFIQTRRTGSSPPKSVEFQNYYNADTNGNADGTTAQRFPCIQQETPVVSLSFSVAPSCGVGEHISGDDVSTPESRVADEEHYKVLYDYKAQDPDELSITRGEVLLITDQGEDGWWTARRGDLIGLVPGTYLIKL